Proteins encoded together in one Rhipicephalus sanguineus isolate Rsan-2018 chromosome 9, BIME_Rsan_1.4, whole genome shotgun sequence window:
- the LOC119405837 gene encoding uncharacterized protein LOC119405837, with protein sequence MANSDQLRKKRGAIRAGVTRALTLLTDLLQQPDPDASQISGHMDYLKDKETALSQLDDVILATTDEENLDQEVGTAQEYNEKILYAVSRAKFWLQERERNAGTQARATEPGPSYLGSPNSGDAAGQVRENRQRSVQLPKLQIPTFDGSLHGWQSFWDHFDATIHKNAEIPRIEKFKYLLTYLTGSAKRAIEGIRLAEQNYDLAIKTLTDRFGRRDLLVNDHIDHLLALSPVKCSSEVPKLRLLHDNVQFHVSALEGLGVSPDQYTVVLNRVLMRCLPEDLAIIYRQKTKERNCASSIAETPEDRTRLAKEMLTFLRIQVEIREECRQLWRRAVQDEPRTHMPEKIYGAEPIPSASALTGPTLPVRPACPLCQSKDHMIAFCNANLSAEEKRARLQYANCCFRCGTRNHIARLCKKSINLRCGTCQRRHLTILCELSRPAEDLQSSGRSPAFHEPPPQPTRNVTTAQSSHVESTPVLLQTGRIWAESGDRRLLVRILLDSGSQRTYIRADVAKILKCSVVGNEELSLVTFGDSKSRRRISAERVKVRLRSQFGASSVTLEALTIPEICSVTSPPLNPNISHLLGEREYNVADSFQPTTWQPEEISVLIGSDAYWQVTTGKIDRISATITAIETTFGWMVQGPMTSDFRSPTSALFVALEKSESENIDVSSMRRLDAIGIDQASSRTLESDPHMSAFNQGISKQDGRYEVPLMVKPPGLPSGSNNRRLAERRLRMQINRFREQSSMLEKYDQAISAYFNDGHAEKVQAEQLLKDNVYYMPHHAVVRLDAVTMKLRVVFDTSSHEAGHVCLNDVLSKGVKLGSDVIQLLQNFRCHSVVLAADIKKAYLQLFIRPEDRDLLRFLWLESISQRKRMPLEELKSLEEMFVSVNQPFPTLHKGTEPWNCQMLPKVNFDIGMDTNVVNVDENKENAVAEKAMNSSYIRVPHLINDLKITGLMITDKPLKSSPYRWLSWKSIRPRIRLASKLDELQQLISSQFLLGTRHISVSQRASASGLANARPLQRKARHRQRLSTELRKGRQRAYLFMLRPRYHRSSCTMDACDSYWPPWEDVAK encoded by the coding sequence ATGGCGAACTCGGACCAGCTGCGCAAGAAGCGTGGTGCcataagggctggcgtcacgagaGCGCTCACGCTTTTAACGGACCTGCTGCAGCAACCGGATCCTGATGCCTCTCAGATTAGCGGACACATGGATTACCTCAAGGACAAGGAGACAGCACTGTCGCAGCTCGACGACGTCATCCTTGCGACCACGGACGAAGAGAACCTCGACCAGGAAGTAGGAACGGCGCAGGAATACAACGAGAAGATTCTGTACGCAGTATCACGCGCCAAGTTCTGGCTTCAAGAACGTGAGAGGAATGCCGGAACGCAGGCTCGAGCAACTGAACCCGGGCCTAGCTACCTCGGATCTCCAAACTCCGGCGACGCAGCAGGCCAGGTGAGAGAGAACCGTCAGCGTTCAGTTCAACTACCGAAGCTACAGATACCGACGTTCGATGGTAGTCTCCATGGATGGCAGTCTTTTTGGGACCATTTCGACGCCACCATCCACAAGAACGCTGAGATACCGCGGATTGAAAAGTTCAAGTACCTCCTCACCTACTTAACCGGCAGCGCGAAGCGGGCTATCGAAGGCATCCGCTTAGCCGAACAAAACTATGACCTTGCGATCAAGACGCTCACGGACCGCTTCGGACGCCGGGATCTGCTCGTGAACGATCATATCGATCATCTTCTCGCGCTAAGCCCAGTCAAATGCTCATCAGAGGTCCCGAAGCTTCGTCTGCTGCACGACAACGTCCAATTTCACGTCAGCGCCTTAGAAGGGCTTGGAGTTTCGCCAGACCAGTACACCGTGGTGTTAAACCGTGTCCTGATGCGATGTCTGCCAGAGGATCTCGCCATCATATACCGGCAGAAGACCAAGGAAAGAAATTGCGCATCCAGTATCGCCGAAACTCCTGAAGACAGAACGAGGCTCGCCAAGGAGATGCTAACCTTCCTCCGCATCCAAGTGGAAATCCGGGAGGAATGCCGGCAGCTGTGGCGTCGTGCAGTGCAAGACGAACCCAGGACCCACATGCCTGAAAAAATTTATGGCGCGGAACCTATACCGTCAGCGTCAGCTCTAACCGGGCCCACCTTGCCTGTCAGACCAGCGTGTCCGCTATGCCAAAGCAAGGATCATATGATCGCTTTCTGTAACGCTAACTTATCGGCTGAGGAGAAGCGTGCAAGGCTGCAGTACGCTAATTGCTGCTTCCGCTGCGGGACACGCAATCACATCGCCAGATTGTGCAAAAAATCCATCAACCTCAGGTGTGGTACCTGCCAGCGACGCCACCTGACGATTCTCTGTGAATTATCGAGGCCAGCCGAAGACCTTCAATCAAGCGGTAGATCCCCGGCATTTCATGAACCACCGCCCCAACCAACGCGAAACGTCACAACCGCCCAGAGTAGTCACGTCGAATCTACGCCTGTATTGTTGCAGACAGGCCGAATTTGGGCAGAGTCTGGAGACCGACGACTCCTCGTGCGGATACTGCTGGACAGCGGCAGTCAGCGCACATACATTCGTGCAGACGTGGCAAAGATACTTAAGTGCTCGGTCGTGGGTAATGAAGAGCTCTCCCTCGTCACATTTGGTGACTCCAAGTCACGAAGACGAATTTCTGCAGAGCGTGTCAAAGTGCGACTCCGCAGCCAGTTCGGCGCCTCATCAGTAACTCTGGAAGCCTTAACGATTCCTGAAATCTGTTCTGTAACAAGCCCACCGCTCAACCCCAACATTTCGCACCTGCTCGGCGAACGGGAGTACAACGTGGCCGACAGCTTTCAACCAACCACATGGCAACCAGAAGAAATAAGTGTCCTCATCGGGTCTGACGCCTATTGGCAAGTTACCACAGGGAAAATCGATCGCATCAGCGCGACTATAACAGCAATCGAAACTACCTTTGGGTGGATGGTGCAAGGCCCTATGACGTCCGACTTTCGTTCCCCAACAAGTGCATTATTTGTCGCGCTTGAGAAGTCTGAATCGGAGAACATCGACGTGTCGTCAATGCGGCGTTTGGATGCCATCGGGATCGACCAAGCATCTTCACGGACTCTAGAGAGCGACCCTCACATGTCTGCATTTAATCAAGGAATTTCGAAGCAAGATGGCCGTTATGAAGTGCCGCTGATGGTCAAACCACCAGGGTTACCATCCGGAAGCAACAATCGCCGATTAGCCGAACGTCGACTGCGAATGCAGATCAACCGGTTCCGAGAGCAGTCGTCAATGCTAGAAAAATACGACCAAGCAATTTCAGCTTATTTCAACGATGGACATGCGGAGAAAGTACAAGCCGAGCAGCTGCTCAAGGACAACGTCTACTACATGCCCCATCACGCCGTGGTTCGTCTCGATGCTGTTACAATGAAGCTTCGTGTCGTATTTGATACGTCATCGCACGAAGCCGGTCATGTTTGCCTTAACGACGTACTCTCGAAAGGCGTGAAACTTGGTTCTGACGTCATCCAGCTTCTACAGAATTTTCGCTGCCACTCTGTAGTTCTCGCCGCCGACATAAAGAAGGCATACCTGCAGCTTTTTATTCGGCCTGAAGACCGAGACCTGCTGCGGTTTTTGTGGCTGGAAAGTATTAGCCAACGAAAGCGAATGCCCTTAGAGGAACTGAAATCTCTGGAAGAAATGTTCGTCTCAGTGAACCAACCGTTCCCCACCTTGCACAAAGGGACAGAACCGTGGAACTGCCAAATGCTTCCCAAGGTGAACTTCGATATTGGCATGGACACGAACGTCGTAAACGTTGACGAGAACAAGGAGAATGCGGTTGCGGAGAAGGCCATGAATTCCTCGTACATCAGAGTGCCGCATTTAATCAACGACCTGAAGATCACAGGCCTCATGATCACGGACAAACCGCTTAAATCGTCCCCCTACCGCTGGCTCAGTTGGAAGAGCATTCGACCACGAATACGTCTAGCGAGCAAGCTCGACGAGCTCCAGCAATTGATCTCGTCCCAATTCCTACTGGGAACTCGACACATCTCGGTGTCACAACGTGCTTCCGCCTCGGGGCTCGCGAATGCACGTCCATTGCAACGCAAGGCTCGTCATCGCCAGCGCCTATCAACTGAACTGCGGAAAGGACGCCAGCGAGCCTACCTATTTATGTTGCGGCCACGTTATCACCGCTCAAGCTGCACCATGGACGCGTGCGATTCCTATTGGCCCCCCTGGGAggatgttgcaaaatag